A single region of the Labeo rohita strain BAU-BD-2019 chromosome 3, IGBB_LRoh.1.0, whole genome shotgun sequence genome encodes:
- the evplb gene encoding envoplakin, giving the protein MFKKKEYSLVKAGQSQANDMLALTTRLQQSADQVEKNVLLADKLLLEDLENKRTGSPLKQQGPAAENLSQAEILLKDLFMDVSKAKKLQHPQGNEIERDVSNLHERWSKYCGIYRDLYGQLHELYVPPGVDWSKLLSEKQTLIQKDVYGPTLSDVEKQIAAHNILHKQIEAYHLALESSSDNSAALQKQFADLLVASEQRRQYLLSLYEFMQSCNKELNYLTEHQYKIISRDWSDRMNDNAGVRMDYERFKNNGLLSHEREVSKLQEDASMLIENKHPGSSAIESHSAGVSREWQRFLNLCLCQDTHLDNVETYKKYQLDLETFTESLKRIKSTTELSVLNKMSNPEILLTLEGEERSVIRNEQRLADLRELCTNIAPLHLRRSTANKPINAITLCDWSTDKGSVKRGDKVTLLSDPREEVWEVKSSTGETKLIPGVCFLIPPPDSAAIDKVDSLSKDFSDLKKTRSALQAQARTPMTEVVQFVKQVAVATVPDSAKAGLIDSRLDQIYSDLLKLEKDIQNRMRSPLDRAGPIGDLSARIKDHDSFVTILKNLEADKASAQRDMEPLISQKPMGPTTSSLPLKLSKVNNKINNITALSDLYVKKATSSMFLEKQIKKVDNMLTAFEDQLAADTGILDEPNTIRNHSKQLQTISKEVISKKDDIQQLNRELEVTEQACSSLQKSFEEYCPDIRHQETEVRRLRNRYTNINSQLQQRATLLQEAVNKNQELNSAIQSLTAFLINMPDNEVQPGESVSQIYAKQNSQMRAVEDIKRKQDDVNRVVKLSRELQDVLNEYELNSNKYRSALGKPEINTKRHEYITLAEAVQKKEKNVVNLYSEVSAQNNQLLNQVILAKDLVNKSDELVSHVVVRQQIHMQSQQRDMDEIDGLKHELAEEISRRAHAENDLATYRKRMVSLKSRRGVERVEEKETVHYYRDSKLEADLEILRRRITEEIHKRSELQTEIEIVNQKIVSREREIIDVKPRLVTKVLTEIERDPKLDVEAARIRELILKLKEEIRVHESETVHMRTEVTVLETKRPVIKEKVVLKEVVRLEKDPEMLKAVINLKNVISDEGARCQNLNDQIFQIRSQINNLERIIPTIQPKTVIKEVKRVEQDAELLQESKTLRVHMEELIREYQILMKEFSSLQLRYSQVETVKQKVEFNEIIHEIYRIDPETEVELRRLRNELLEISKRRTSIENEINVIMVDLKTLRSQKPKVELKEVTREVVKEERSPEIIKEIKRLNEQLTILRTNYDSTMNRVIRLRKDRDEWKAERSKIETKVVTKELVRYENDPLLEKEAEHLRREVRDEVQRRRTVEETVFDLQNKYIVLERQKPEERVVVQEIVRLQTDPSQILAHERLVKTLEETIKSRRQIELEVHQMRSLVLELEKKLELVDRQKKILIETELRQIKARIYEFETCPTPVEEKIVIEEVLKVERDPTVDKLITDLRTSMESEISSITRLERDIRNLKIRIESLTKEKSVERVIHKEIIRVEKDQAVESERENLRAQLTQLKNARALKDEERLRISNKITRIQTTRTNFSQEETTLAVYRDRIKKEQNELLQELRRLESQKQEITITFQHQSKLLSERNQVSRQKTIKLESEIQRLEREILEVKELIKLREITIMELQKQAKEVQHTETNTRETNVSTKITILDPETGKDMSPYDAYLEGLIDRNQYIHLQELECSWEEITTTGPEGETTLLQDRKSGKQYSIKTAMQNGRLTQYDVQRYREGKMTISEFALLVAGEKKTTSFPPSATQTTTVQTIAPTNSSTLTRRLSHSSNGNLLTISGDELFPISGILDVTTDSRMSVRSALTRKLIDQDTAMRLLEAQAATGGIVDLNQKDKLSIHKAAERGLIDTSQLHKLLSAQKAFTGFEDPVSKERMSLGEAARRGFIPNDNAMWFMEAQMLTGGLVDPKRAGRIEMQKAIDTKLIDEPMAKKLQDESAFVKNVTDPIKKEKITYKEAMARCKRDHTTGLLLLPAASTDSVDAPSYSSYKFSRR; this is encoded by the exons GTCGCAGGCCAATGACATGCTGGCTCTGACCACACGCTTACAGCAGAGCGCAGACCAGGTGGAGAAGAACGTCCTGCTGGCTGATAAACTGCTGCTGGAG GACCTGGAGAACAAGCGTACAGGCTCTCCTCTCAAACAGCAGGGTCCCGCTGCCGAGAATCTGTCTCAGGCCGAGATCTTACTGAAGGATCTCTTCATGGACGTCAGCAAAGCCAAAAAGCTGCAGCACCCACAGGGCAACGAGATTGAGCGGGA tgtgaGTAACCTGCACGAGCGCTGGTCCAAATACTGCGGCATCTACAGAGATCTGTACGGCCAGCTGCACGAGCTCTACGTGCCGCCCGGCGTCGACTGGAGCAAACTGCTGTCTGAAAAACAG acACTGATTCAGAAAGATGTTTACGGTCCGACTCTGTCTGATGTGGAGAAACAGATCGCAGCTCATAACATCCTGCATAAACAGATAGAGGCGTATCACTTGGCCCTGGAGAGCAGCAGC GATAACTCAGCTGCTCTTCAGAAGCAGTTTGCAGATCTACTG GTGGCGAGTGAGCAGCGCAGGCAGTATCTGTTGTCTCTCTatgagttcatgcagagctgcAATAAAGAGCTGAACTATCTGACCGAACATCAGTACAAGATCATCAGCAGAGACTGGAGCGACCGCATGAACGACAACGCCGGGGTGCGCATGGACTACGAG aGGTTTAAGAACAACGGTCTGCTGTCACACGAGAGAGAAGTGAGCAAACTACAGGAGGACGCCAGCATGCTCATTGAGAACAAGCACCCCGGATCATCCGCCATCGag TCGCACAGCGCAGGCGTGTCGAGAGAGTGGCAGCGATTCCTGAATCTGTGTCTGTGTCAGGACACACACCTGGACAATGTGGAGACATacaaaaaa TATCAGCTGGATTTGGAGACGTTCACTGAGTCGCTGAAGAGAATCAAATCCACCACCGAACTGTCAGTGCTGAACAAAATGAGCAACCCTGAGATCCTGCTGACGCTGGag gGTGAGGAGAGGTCCGTCATAAGGAACGAGCAGCGTCTGGCAGATCTGAGAGAGCTTTGCACCAACATCGCTCCTCTACACCTGCGCCGGAGCACCGCAAACAAACCCATCAATGCCATCACCCTGTGTGACTGGAGCACTGACAAA GGCTCTGTGAAAAGAGGAGACAAGGTCACGCTGCTCTCCGATCCCAGAGAGGAGGTCTGGGAGGTGAAATCCAGCACTGGAGAGACAAAGCTCATCCCAGGAGTCTGTTTCCTCATCCCTCCTCCCGATTCAGCTGCCATCGACAAGGTGGACAG TCTGAGCAAGGATTTCTCTGATCTGAAGAAAACAAGGTCGGCTCTACAGGCCCAGGCGAGGACACCGATGACGGAAGTTGTGCAGTTTGTAAAACAAG TCGCTGTGGCCACCGTTCCTGACAGCGCGAAGGCCGGACTCATTGACAGCCGGCTGGATCAGATCTATTCAGACCTGCTGAAGTTAGAGAAGGACATCCAGAACCGAATGAGGTCTCCACTGGATCGCGCTGGACCCATCGGAGATCTGTCCGCCAGAATCAAAGACCATGAT AGTTTTGTCACGATTCTGAAGAACCTGGAGGCTGACAAAGCATCGGCTCAGAGGGACATGGAGCCGCTGATATCTCAGAAACCCATGGGGCCCACCACGTCCTCGCTGCCTCTGAAACTAAGCAAAGTCAACAACAAGATTAACAACATCACCGCCCTCTCGGATCTCTACGTCAAGAA GGCCACATCTTCCATGTTTCTGGAGAAGCAGATCAAGAAGGTGGACAATATGCTGACGGCATTCGAGGATCAGTTGGCTGCGGACACTGGCATCTTAGATGAACCCAACACCATCCGCAACCACTCCAAACAGCTGCAG acCATCAGTAAAGAGGTTATATCCAAGAAAGATGACATCCAGCAGTTAAACCGTGAGCTGGAAGTCACAGAGCAGGCATGCAGCTCCCTGCAGAAGAGCTTCGAGGAGTATTGCCCTGATATCCGCCACCAAGAAACCGAGGTCAGGCGCTTGAGGAATCGCTACACGAACATCAACAGCCAGCTGCAGCAAAG GGCAACTCTATTGCAAGAGGCCGTCAATAAAAATCAGGAATTGAACAGTGCCATCCAGTCGCTCACTGCTTTCCTCATCAATATGCCCGACAACGAAGTTCAGCCTGGTGAAAGTGTGTCGCAAATCTATGCCAAGCAAAACTCTCAGATG AGAGCAGTTGAAGATATCAAGAGAAAGCAGGACGACGTAAACCGCGTGGTTAAACTTTCTCGTGAACTGCAGGACGTTCTTAAC GAGTACGAGCTGAATTCTAACAAATACCGCAGTGCATTGGGAAAACcagaaatcaacacaaaaagacatgaatacATCACCCTGGCTGAGGCTGTGCAGAAGAAG GAAAAGAATGTTGTGAATCTTTACTCTGAAGTATCAGCACAGAATAATCAACTACTGAATCAAGTGATCTTGGCCAAGGACCTCGTCAACAAG AGTGATGAACTTGTGAGCCATGTGGTGGTAAGGCAGCAAATTCACATGCAAAGTCAGCAGAGAGACATGGACGAAATTGATGGCCTAAAGCATGAGCTTGCCGAGGAAATATCTCGCCGCGCTCATGCAGAGAATGATCTAGCGACCTACAGGAAACGGATGGTCTCCCTGAAGAGTCGACGTGGGGTGGAGCGAGTGGAAGAAAAGGAAACTGTGCATTACTACCGTGATTCGAAGCTGGAGGCCGACTTGGAAATACTGAGGAGGAGGATAACTGAAGAGATCCATAAACGATCTGAATTGCAGACAGAAATCGAGATTGTCAACCAAAAAATTGTCAGTCGTGAGCGGGAGATTATCGACGTGAAGCCCAGGCTGGTGACAAAGGTGCTCACAGAAATTGAGCGTGATCCCAAATTGGATGTTGAAGCTGCGAGGATCAGGGAGCTCATACTCAAACTAAAGGAGGAAATTCGAGTACACGAGAGTGAAACGGTACACATGAGAACCGAAGTCACTGTCCTGGAGACCAAGAGGCCCGTGATTAAAGAGAAAGTGGTTCTGAAAGAGGTTGTGAGGTTAGAAAAAGACCCCGAAATGCTGAAAGCTGTGATTAACTTGAAGAATGTGATTTCGGATGAGGGTGCCAGATGCCAGAACCTGAATGATCAGATATTCCAGATCAGGAGCCAGATCAACAATCTGGAGAGGATTATTCCAACTATCCAACCGAAAACTGTCATCAAGGAGGTGAAAAGGGTAGAGCAGGATGCCGAACTCCTGCAAGAGTCCAAGACCCTCCGTGTACACATGGAAGAGCTGATCCGCGAATACCAAATTTTGATGAAAGAGTTCTCCAGCCTTCAGCTCCGCTACAGCCAAGTGGAAACCGTAAAACAAAAGGTTGAGTTTAATGAGATCATCCATGAGATCTACAGAATTGACCCTGAGACAGAGGTGGAACTGAGACGGCTGAGAAACGAGCTCCTCGAAATAAGCAAACGCCGTACTAGCATTGAGAATGAGATCAACGTGATCATGGTGGATCTGAAGACTCTGCGCTCTCAGAAGCCCAAGGTTGAGCTTAAGGAGGTGACTCGAGAGGTGGTGAAGGAAGAAAGGAGTCCTGAAATCATCAAAGAAATTAAGAGGTTGAATGAGCAGCTCACCATTTTGAGAACCAACTATGACTCCACTATGAATCGGGTGATTCGTCTACGCAAGGACAGAGATGAGTGGAAGGCCGAAAGATCAAAGATAGAAACCAAAGTAGTGACCAAAGAACTGGTGAGGTATGAAAACGACCCTCTTCTGGAGAAGGAAGCTGAACATCTCAGGAGGGAAGTACGTGATGAAGTTCAACGTCGTCGAACGGTGGAGGAGACTGTGTTTGACCTTCAAAACAAGTACATTGTGCTGGAGAGACAGAAACCAGAGGAAAGGGTCGTGGTCCAAGAAATTGTGCGCCTTCAGACAGATCCCAGTCAGATTCTGGCCCACGAGAGGTTAGTCAAGACTTTGGAAGAGACCATCAAGAGTCGTAGACAGATTGAACTGGAGGTGCACCAGATGAGATCTCTAGTCCTGGAGCTCGAGAAAAAGCTGGAGCTTGTGGATCGGCAGAAGAAGATCCTGATAGAGACAGAGCTGAGACAAATCAAGGCGAGAATCTATGAATTTGAAACTTGCCCAACGCCTGTTGAGGAAAAGATTGTCATAGAGGAGGTTTTGAAAGTTGAGAGAGACCCTACAGTTGACAAACTAATCACTGACCTTCGTACTTCCATGGAGAGCGAGATTTCTAGCATTACCCGCCTGGAGAGAGATATTAGAAACCTCAAAATCAGGATAGAGTCCCTGACCAAAGAGAAATCAGTTGAGAGGGTCATCCACAAAGAGATTATCAGGGTTGAGAAGGACCAAGCGGTGGAGTCCGAGAGAGAAAACCTTAGAGCTCAACTCACCCAGCTGAAGAATGCTAGAGCCCTCAAAGATGAAGAACGCCTGCGAATCAGCAACAAAATAACTCGAATTCAGACAACCCGAACAAATTTCTCTCAAGAAGAGACCACCTTGGCTGTTTACAGGGATAGAATCAAGAAAGAGCAAAACGAACTTCTCCAGGAGTTGAGAAGACTGGAGTCTCAAAAGCAGGAGATCACCATAACGTTCCAACATCAATCCAAACTCTTGAGTGAGAGGAACCAAGTCAGCAGGCAAAAGACCATCAAGCTGGAGTCTGAGATCCAGCGTCTGGAGCGAGAGATCCTGGAAGTGAAAGAGCTCATCAAGCTACGGGAAATTACTATCATGGAGCTCCAGAAACAAGCAAAGGAGGTGCAACATACAGAGACAAACACCAGAGAGACCAACGTCTCCACCAAAATCACCATTCTGGACCCAGAGACTGGCAAAGACATGTCACCCTACGACGCCTATCTTGAGGGTCTGATCGATCGCAACCAGTACATCCACCTCCAAGAGCTCGAGTGTAGTTGGGAGGAAATCACAACCACCGGTCCTGAAGGCGAGACTACGCTTCTGCAGGATCGTAAGAGTGGCAAGCAGTACTCCATCAAGACAGCCATGCAAAACGGCAGACTGACCCAGTACGACGTTCAGCGCTACCGAGAGGGCAAAATGACCATTTCAGAGTTTGCTCTTCTGGTTGCAGGGGAAAAGAAAACCACATCTTTCCCTCCAAGTGCAACGCAAACAACAACTGTTCAGACAATCGCTCCAACAAACTCGTCCACTTTGACCCGCCGCCTATCCCACTCCAGTAACGGCAACTTGCTGACAATCAGTGGAGATGAGCTCTTCCCAATTTCTGGCATCTTAGATGTCACCACAGACAGCCGTATGTCTGTACGAAGCGCCCTAACACGCAAACTGATTGATCAGGACACAGCGATGAGGCTTCTGGAAGCTCAGGCCGCCACTGGAGGTATTGTGGACCTGAACCAGAAGGACAAGCTCTCCATTCACAAGGCGGCAGAGCGTGGATTGATTGACACGAGCCAGCTTCACAAACTCCTCAGTGCCCAGAAGGCCTTTACTGGTTTCGAAGACCCCGTGTCCAAAGAGCGAATGTCACTGGGAGAAGCTGCCCGCAGGGGATTCATCCCCAACGACAATGCCATGTGGTTCATGGAGGCGCAGATGCTGACCGGCGGACTGGTAGACCCGAAACGAGCAGGTCGCATTGAGATGCAGAAAGCTATCGACACAAAACTCATCGATGAACCCATGGCCAAGAAGCTTCAGGATGAATCGGCCTTCGTGAAGAACGTGACCGACCCCATCAAGAAGGAAAAGATCACATATAAGGAGGCCATGGCTCGATGCAAGAGGGACCACACCACAGGGCTTCTCCTGCTCCCAGCTGCCTCGACTGACAGTGTTGATGCTCCATCCTATTCCAGCTACAAATTCTCCAGAAGATAA